CATTGTCCTCCTACAGCCACACAGCTGATACACTAATGCAACTGTTTGTCATTCAGAACTACTGACCTTCACTCTCATCCATGTACAGGGAACACAGCTTTCtaagagatttagattaaacCTTGTATTCAAGATTCAACAACCGTTCTCCAGGATTAATAGCCTGGGAAAAGGAGTCTTAGATGTGTGGTTACTCTTTCTTCCACCTCCTACAATACATTTCATCAGAAGTTACAATGAGGCAGGTTTGCTGTGGAATAGGAGCTCTAAGAATCGTTTTCAGGGATACATTCATAGAACGATGGCAGCCCAAAgcaaagagacagaaacaaaaggttAATCCAAGCAAGTTCAGACATCAGACTCGTACTTTTAAACCTGAAGGAAAACTGTCTGTGAAACACACCAATTTGTGGAAGCCTACGACAACAGCAAATCCTAAGAGTTCATATCCCCACACCCATCTACCCAACCCAAACACTTACCACTTAGTTCTAGAAGAATGAAGAGCACTTTGCTTGGCACCAGAGGCAGCTATGGTCTGAGTTACAGCTGTGCTGCGCAAACATCCTCAAGTACAATACTATCTCTCTCTTCTGCCACATACTTCTCTTGATTTGGTCTACAGATGGCCAGGGAAACTATGCTGGCATATGACAAGCTAATTGTGCTTCAGTACATCCCCCTTCTAGAAAGATGCTGGAACTGCCAACATAACCAGTGCAAGCAGGTcctaaaaataagcttttgtcAAAAGTAGGCTGCCTCTGGCCAAAGAAACTGGTGCACAGCTTCCTGGCCAGAGTCTGCTACCAAGTGTTGCAAACACAGGTGCCCAGGCCATGCAGAGGGGCTTTTGTTGTTAGACATCTGCCCATCACCAAGACTCAATTAGTGCAAACCCAGCAAAGAGAGTAGCTGTTTCCCAGCATAGGTCTGTCCAGATGCATGCCAATAAACACTCCACACCTCTGGGAAAGTAGCAGGAATCCTGGAGCAGCTTGTATAGTCACCCCTCAGGTATCAAAGACCACACAGTGTGCAATGAGGGGTACCATCCCTTCCCTTATGACAGCTATCATCTTGAAATCCTTGGTTCCCAAATCACCCTCAAACAACTGGACAGCACCTACTAACAAGATGTAGGCTGCAGTGCGCACTACAGGTTGGAGGCTTTCAAAGTGGATGAATTCAAGATGCAAGATCAAACCTAAAAAAACTCAAACAGGAAAGGAATGCAGTTCTGTATCTACTTGGGGAATGGGGCAGGTTGGTGTTGTCTCAGCTCAGTGCACTTTCCCAGATGCTTGGAGAAGAGTCCAAGCTCAAGTTGGTACTTGTGTTGGCATATGTAAAATTGCTGACAACAGTGCGTATAAAGGAGCACTGATGTTCACACAAAGAAAGCATGAAAGGATGCAAAGCAGAGCTTAATAGAGTTTACTGTAGCTTTGAGGTTACAGTACTAGGAAGAAGCCATTCGGTTTATTTTCTAAACCCATAAAATGGTCTAGAATATGCTGCTTTCTCCAGTGCTCCATGAACACCCTCTCATGAGGGGAGAACTGCATTATTACAgctgaaggggaaaaggggaaaaggggaaaagaatcTTCAAAGGAGCAAAACGTGCAGTTTTTAAACCACCTCCTCCCGAAGGAGCACAAACACAGCAAGCCAAGCCACTCCCAAGCAAATCCAGGAGACCCATGCAAAGCTATGTGATTAGGGTCAGATTCTTACTTATGTTCTCAACCCTGCTGACTGGCTTCCTCAACCCTTGCCTCAGATTTCCTCATCTCAGATTTGTCACCACAGATTTAGTATCTGTAGCAAATTTACCTGGAGACAGGTGCTTGCCTTATGTGATCAAAGCAACTAAGATGGTCACAATCACTTTTCCCATTCCAACAACACAGATAAAACTAACTTTCAATGAGCCCGACAGCGTTTCAGCGATTTTTAGAACAAGGATCTTGCCTCAggattctcttccttttttaaaaaaaagttctctcttGCCAACAGCAGCTATAGCTCTTACTCTGGCAGAAGTCTGCTGGGAATTTGATAAGTgaagataagaaaaaatgaagaccACTCTAAACCCTCCTCTTAGTCAGTTAAGAAATGTAGCACCAGCTTGGGTgaggattatttaaaaaaaaaaagcgcattCAAAAAGATCAGCCCAGGCAGAGTAAAAAGGTATGGTAAAGTAGCCCGCCCTTCTCAGCAAAAGATAGAGGAAAAAGCCATACTCAAAAATATTgggaaaaactaaaaatactttttttgagGTGGGGGGAATTAAGAGGAAGAATGGGAAGTACTGAAGTAACATTCAAAGGCTGGGGGGAGTAAAGTACCCTGTAGGTTATAAAAAACACGATCATGTAGGAATCAAAGGACAAGATATTGCTGTTCCTTTTCCCCCCGCCTCAGATTTACATTCTGCTTACTGAAACAGATTAATTCTCTGAAGGAAGCTTGTCATCAGGATAACCTGCTCAAGCCCTCCGCACCTCAGACTAAAGAGATCTGCACACCTCTTCCCACCCCTAGAAATAAAGATCAAAAAAAACCCCATGATCTGACAATCCTTGGAAGAAGCATTACATTTTGTTGGAGAGAGGTCaagataaaaaaattaagaaggggtggaataaaaaaaattcaatagGCCTCTCTTTCCTTATTTGGCGACAAGCAAGTGCAAGAAAGTGTTCATTGGGGTTTTGTTCAGTTGTCGGTCTTTTGCACATCTGTGTTCTGGCCAAGACAAGGGGCTTTGAGGTTTTTTTGCAGCACATGAGCATCTGCGGGCTCTATCCTCTTGTAGTAGTTTTTCTTCGTCTCAATGATCTCAAAGCCAAACTTCCTGTAGAAGTCAATTGCTGACTCATTGCTGATCTGGACATGCCTGGGACAGAAAGGAGGAGACAGACAGATATCAGAATTCTGTGGTATAAAATTGTGCATCCACACTGTGAACAAAGGATAAAGAACATCAGCAAGATAAGAAAAGGAGCTATCTAGATAGAGACAAATGATTGTGTAGTTCAGGATTCAAAGTTTTCATCTTCTCAATTTAATCCTGAGCTAACACAGCTCCTAGATGACCTGTGGCAATCGTTCTGAGAATTGGCAAATACTTCCCCCTcagtaaaactattttaaagaacacaaaTATTAGAGAAACTCTGCAGTATTACTGTGTAATTCCAACTTTTCTTAATTTAGAAGTGATAGATAGTTCGTAGAAATACATAGAAAGcttcagagacttttttttaacttcctttaGAAACACTTCTTAAATGGCCCAAAACAGTTGTCTGAGTGATGATCCCTACACAATGTAGCACAACACCAACCAGTGATTGCACTAACATGCCATTTGATATGATTTTAACTCTTTGCTCATTGCTTACTGCCCTTCTCCCCCCACAAAAAACTAAGTCAGTACAAAGCAGCCCTATGGACTTACAgattcctcctcccttcccttccccccagAGTTTTACAGATCTTGCTCCAGTGTATTCCCAGAATTTGAAGGCctccaaaaataacagctacTAGTTCTTCCTCTAAGCAACTAAGGCATTTATTTGCACAagttctaccaaaaaaaaagcttggctCAGCAAAAGGTATTCATCAAATACTCCCCAAATTCAGTGGACACTGCACAAGCTCATGAATCACTTTGTCATGACAACGTGCTGCATAACCATAGAACCAAAGCAACTCCAGAAGTaacagcagagcaaaacaaaagatgttAGTGTCAAGTCCAATAAACACCAAGTATCTAAAAGCGAATTTCATAACAAATTTAGCCAGTGATATCAAATTGGGTGCCTACACTGCATAAGTATGTTCAGTCTGTAGGGGCACAGGTGACAGAGCAGTAAAACCAACGGGCCAATCAAAGAATTTTGTTGTGCCCAACTGTGGGAGCTATTTATTATCATCCTAGAATCCCACTCTGGCAAACTGAAAGAAGGAttatgaaggatttttttcattaaaaacagcaaacagtTCCTCTGCTGTGCACACAGTAATGTGCAAAAAAGAAAGCCTGTGCCAATTAGCAGGCATCTGAGAGAGAATTCATTACCACTTCCTCTGAGAGAGGAGAACAGAAATATAAGCCAAAAGCAGCTTTAATCACACTCCTCTTTAAAATACCTGCTCCTCTTACAGACTGGACACAGAGCTACACTAGTAGAGGATTTGCACCTTCTTGGCAGAGTAGAACTCAGCTTGAGGAGAAAGTCACTATTTACACTGATATCAGTGTATGAAACACTCCTCACTGCACATCTTCAGTCCTGGTAAGAGCTCAGGGTACAGTTCTGTGGCAGCTTAAGTGCATCTAAGCCACGGCTGCTGTGGGATTACCCCCAGGAGTGTCCAGTGCCTGTGCTGGTACAACCAGGCAGTGAcgggcagggaaaaaaatggctcaGAAGTGATCTGGTTAAAAATGCATTGGCTCACTTGGTAATCACACAGATGCCAATGcacaggaagaagcagaagcgTGTAACCAGCAGTGAGGGGAAGCAAAACTCTGGCATCCGTGGATTTCAGGCTCTATTTCCATTCGGATCTATTAGGATGGCAGTGCCCTCTCAAGCAGCCCAGTCCTCTACCCTAGTACCCCACATGTTGGTATCATGTCAAGTGCTTATGTAGATAtgtggctgatttttttttttttttaaaacaaaccaaccaaccccAGAACCAAAATGctaaaaaacaattttccccAGCTGGGTCAGGTCACTGACTAAGTTTACTGTGTTGCTGCACAAACAGCTGACCTGTCACACCACAAGAATGGGAATAAACAGTCAGGCTTACTGAGTATGAACCTAGAAGGCTTGCAAGCACCTGTGCTGACGGTCTAACACATTAACATCATAAAAGACAGACAGCGAATGCCTCAAAACTACATGCaagacttgcatttttttttactgtagcaTTGTCCTCAAATGGAAAACTTAtcactttttcttcaaatcatgcaatgtaattattttaaagatcatcGCTTTATAACTAAACTACTTTCAAATTCAGCAAATTTAGAGAAGCTGTTGTAAAGCAAGCAAGCTCTTGGTTTTCTCTGCACCACACAGACAGCTCAGAATACAATCCCCCGCTTTCTTGTTAGcatttacaaagaaagatgTTTCATGACCCCACTGAAACAGATGCTAAAATGCTTTTGGATCTCCCTCCCTGTGTTCCCAAGTACACCTCAAATTCTCTTGAATGTATGGGTGCAACTCATTTACTTACAGATAGATGTTGTCAAAAGTGCCATCTTTTTCACAGATGTTTAAGACATGATTCAACATTTTAGTTCCTGccaaaaagtaaagaaatacttaacaaaaccagaagcacACAATCAGTAAGAGCTTTCTTGAGCAGGAGCAGGTTAACCATAGGTAGGCTAAAATGAAAGAGCATGCACTGATGACATTGGCACTATGttctaaaatcagaaaataaaatttaatatggAGATGTCTTCTGTGAGCAccaaaatttgaaaaaatatcagttgTAAGAAATACATGTTGCAAAGCCATCACTGTGAATGAGATACTCTTATAATTATAAATGCACCAACTTTGAATAAATCAACTCTCTAAATAGCTTATGATTCTTCTCCACTGCTGCGTTCAGAAAGAGATTACTAGAACTaggaaaggcaaataaaatatgGTATACAAGTACTTCATCTTTCTGTACACAAAATTCCActcaattttattctttatttctctggagaaaaaacagcCCATAAGCACAAGTATAAAGCACCTTATCTAAACACAAGCTTCAAGGTCTCAAACTTGGATAAAACATGGTCAAAACAATGTATAAACTCGTGAGAGCACTGCTAAGTTTTTCTGACAAAAACCTAGTAaagtttaaaatagttttcttggTTTCAGGTTTTCAAAGCAAGTAGCTAATACCATAAGGTTTTGATTAACTTGGTCTGCAGATTTGCAGCATTGAGAAATACTCATTGCTGTATAGACAGAAAACAGGTACTACCCCTGAGTAGCAACAATCAACAGTGGgagaagaatataaaaaattagCAAGAAGCCTTCATTTAGAAGACTGAAGAAGTGACCCAATGAAGGACAGCTGTGTTTCCGGGCTCAGCAATACAAAAAGGTTGTTAATGTACTTGAAAGCATTGAGAGGAAGGGAACAATGCTGGTAGAAGGGCTGGAcacatgtcctgtgaggagaggctgaggacacctgggttgcctagtctggagaaaaggaggctgagaggtgacccCACAGCCCTCTGCaactccctgaggaggggaagcacagAGGAGGTGCCGGCCTCTGCTCCTGTCACCGATGATGGGATACATGGGAACAGCACACCACTGTGCCAGAGGAGGATCAGACTGGACGTTAGGGAAAACTTTTTTAgcatgagggtggtcaaacactggagcaggcttcctggagaggtggttgatgccccatggCTGTCAAGtgctcaagaagcatttggataatgccctcagcaatatgctttaacttctgATTATCTGAAGTGGTcagacagttggactagatgatctttgtaggtcccttccaactgaactacgATATTCTATGTGAGTTGCATATTGGCTACGTACCTCTGAAAAGTTGTTTCATGGTATCTCTATGCTTCAATTTTCATATCTATAGAAGCTGAGTGTTTACATCACAGGATGATGTGATTAAAAGAATCTGAAGTACTGAATTAGAAAGTTCTACAAATAAAGTCAATTTTTGAAAGGCAAGAAAGCAAGAGCATGTCATAAATCATTCTCTCCCCAATGTTCCTTCTAAAGAAATCATTGCTCTGGAAGTGCACGATCTTGGGCTATCTTGGTTAAAGTAGCAAAAACtagaaaaaggaatttcagtAGCTGCACAGAAATCTTGTTTCTTTGAACACTCAGACACAAAAGAACTCCTTACCTATTCCTAGCCTTCGGTAGGGTGCCAGGCATCCAAGTGTCATGATGTACAGTCTCTTCTGGTTCTGGGAGTGATCCACCCTACAGCACACCGCTCCCACTGCAATATCATTGAAGTAGGCTaccag
This genomic window from Cygnus olor isolate bCygOlo1 chromosome 1, bCygOlo1.pri.v2, whole genome shotgun sequence contains:
- the NAA50 gene encoding N-alpha-acetyltransferase 50 isoform X2 produces the protein MKGRIELGDVTPHNIKQLKRLNQVIFPVSYNDKFYKDVLEVGELAKLAYFNDIAVGAVCCRVDHSQNQKRLYIMTLGCLAPYRRLGIGTKMLNHVLNICEKDGTFDNIYLHVQISNESAIDFYRKFGFEIIETKKNYYKRIEPADAHVLQKNLKAPCLGQNTDVQKTDN
- the NAA50 gene encoding N-alpha-acetyltransferase 50 isoform X1, with amino-acid sequence MKGSRIELGDVTPHNIKQLKRLNQVIFPVSYNDKFYKDVLEVGELAKLAYFNDIAVGAVCCRVDHSQNQKRLYIMTLGCLAPYRRLGIGTKMLNHVLNICEKDGTFDNIYLHVQISNESAIDFYRKFGFEIIETKKNYYKRIEPADAHVLQKNLKAPCLGQNTDVQKTDN